The Bradyrhizobium sp. CCGB01 genome segment GCCGGGCCGACCATCCCCTTTCCGTCTCCGGTCACGGAGAAGATACCCAAATTGCTCGGCGCGACTTTCGCGATACGAAATGGGGTAATTGTCATTGTCAGGAAGGACAGTCGTAAGGCCGACGCTGTGCTGGGGCCTTGACGGACAGCGAGCCATAGCCGGATGGATGCGAGGTGGACGAAGGCATGATAGAAGGCTGCAGGCTTATCGTAGCCGGGCGGCTGCAATATTTTCGAGTTGCGATTAGCGAAGCACCGCCGATCGTTCGCAAAGGCACCCGATGACCATTACCGTTCGTCCAATGACTTTGCAGGAGACTGCGCTGATCATTGAGTACTTCCACGCAGCGACGCCAGAGCACCTGGAAATGCTCGGGGTCGATCCGACGCGACTGCCGCCGGCATCGCAATGGCAGCGACTCTATGAGCAGATGTTCGATCATCCCGTTGAGCAGAGAGGCAGCTTTTTGGTGAGCTGGCTTAGCGATGATAGGTTCTTTGGGTTCTCGACTGCCGACAAGATCCGCGTTGGGCAGCAAGCAAATATGCACCTTCACATCACGGATCCTTCACTACGCAAGCAGGGGATCGGCGCAGAGTGTGTCAGGCAGACCGTCGAACTCTATTTTCAGAGTCTGAAGCTGAAGCAACTCTTCTGTGAGCCCAATGCGTTCAATGTGGCTCCTAACCGCGCCCTACAAAAGGCAGGTTTCAAGTACGTCAAGACGCACATGACCGTTCCGGGCCCTCTTAACTTTCATCAAGCAGTAAACCGCTGGATGATAGATAGAGGCTGAGGGCATCTAACGGACCGCTGTCGACGAATCGATGAGTACGCGCCCCAGCCGAAGGCTTACAACGGCTGGGCGATGCGAATTGGACCCGAGTGCGATCGTGAAGATCAAGCGTCCGTCTGCACGGGGCGGAGATAGAGCAAGTGCGAAATGACGCACGACAGCAGAGTCACACCCAGAATCCCCGTCAGCATATAGAACCCTTCGCCTGCCGGGACCGCGATCCACCCCAATGCAACCTGCGTGGTTGGCCGCGCGGGGCTCTGCCACGACATCAGCAGGAAGCCCGCGTAGCCGGCCGCGAACTGTGTCGACACGGCCAAGGGCAATCTGGAGCGCGTCACGAGCCCGGCACAGGCCAGCGCAAAGATCGGCAGCGCAATCCCGAACAGCTGGAAGCCTGCCAGGTCAACGTACCCGCTTAGCGCCTCATGACTGCGCTGGAATAGCCCGAACACCCCAAGATTGAGGTGCCAGAGCGTCTCGGAGGAAGGCGCACATTCAAGGGCACGGGCGGCAAGTTCGGCCGACAGCGTGGCCACGAACAGCGCCGACGGTCCCAGAAACTGGAGCTGCAGTAGCCGACTCATTCAACAAGGTTAGCTTCACAAACGTTGACCTTGTTTTAAAAGCTCCCGCTCTCCTGCCGGAGATCGCACTGCGTCACCCCGTACGGCATCACCCGCTAAGACTCGTCAGGGCTGGTTGTTCGGCGGTCTTTCGATGAATCTGCGGCTGCCATTGAGCAGTTCGAGATTATTGGCGATGACCGGATTGCCCGGATCGAGTGAATAGGCTTTCTCGAACTTTCGCCGCGCAGCATTCAGATTGCCGCGCAGCATGTAGGAATAGCCCTGATCATTCAGGATCTGGACGGTTTCGCCGCCAAGGCGGATCGCCTGCGCATAGGCTGGATCGGCCAGATCAAAGCGGCGCAATCGGTCGTAGCTCGCCGCGAGGCCGATCCAGGCCGTCACGTCCTTGGGCGACTTCTCGACTGCGTCCTTGAAGTAGCGCTGGGAAATCCCGTAACTGCCGCGGTTGAAATGCTCCAGCCCAAGCCGCACAGGCTCGTCGGAGGGGTAGTATTTGACGTCGGTCGGTTCCTGCACGGGGTCCCCACCCGGCGGCTCCACAGGCGCCACGATTGCGGCCTCCCTCAGCGTCTGGTCACACGCAGCAAGGCCGGTCGCCAACCAGCAACACGTCAGCATCAAGATAAGACGCCGCATACTCTTTATCCCCCACGGCCCCGCAAACCCGCTGCGCCGTTCGCAAACAACACTACTCGCCGAAAGCCGCTACCGGCCTCCTGCCCCGCCGATCGGCACCGATACGCCGGCTGACGAACCCGCCCCCAATCCTTCTATGTTGACGTTTTGGTTCGTGGGCGGCCGCTGCCCCATTGCCTCCGTCGCATTTCCGATATCGGGAAGCTGGTCCACAGGTCGCGTGGTTCTGCCATAACGCGTGACAGCGGCGCCCGCACGTCGCGCATCGGTCGCAATCCTGGTATCGCCGACATAGCGCGGCCATGGATTGATCGTGTGCGTGACGGCGTTGACCTGCTTGGCATCGCCGGCGGTCATCGTGATGGTGTCGGAGCGCTGGTAGTAGCGGTCCACCTCGTCATGACCGGCGAGCCCATAACAGCCCCCGAGCAGCACGGGTGCGACCAGAGCCAGATACCTGATGGTCATCTCTCGCCTCCGCTAATTCAGGGTTTTCACGACCGGCTGGTCGGCAGCCGCGGCCGGTAACACGACGGGCGCCCTGACTTCGGGCGCGATGATATGGCCGTACGGTCCTTTCACGTCGCCACCAGAGTTGACGTAGTCGTTATAGCGCTTGCGGACTTCCATCTGCCCGTTGAGGAAGAAGTCGACATCGTTGGCCGGCAGGCGCGAGTCGAGCGGCGAGGCCAATTGCTGGCCGGGTGCGGCCGGCGCGACCAGGCGCGGCGTCACGATGATGACGAGATCCGTTTCCTCCTGCTGGTACGACTTGCTGCCGAACAAGGTTCCAAGCACCGGCACCGAACCAATCCAGGGCAATTGCGAAACGTCCTGACGGTTGCGGGTCTGCAGCAGGCCGGCGATTGCAAAACTCTGGCCGTCCCGCAATTCAACCGTGGTGCGCGCGTCGCGGCGGGTCAGCGCCGGAACCGTTGTCCCCTGAATCATCACCGCATTGGAGAAGTCGAGCTCGCTGACCGATGGCTCGACCCGAAGATTGATCACGCCGCGCGAGAGAACAGTGGGCACGAAGGCCAGCTCGACACCGAACTTTTTGTAGTCGATGGTGACGGTGGGAAAGCCGTTCGTCGTCGTGTTCGGGATCGGTACGGGAAACTCTCCGCCAGCCAGGAAGCGGGCGGCATCCCCCGACAGCGTGGTCAAGTTCGGTTCAGCCAGCCGGCGAGCCAATCCCTTGGTTTCCAGCGCGGAGACCAACAAGTCCACCGAACCGCCGCCGCTGGTCCTGATGATGCTGGTCAACAAGCTCCCGAACGGGACTGGAGCGATGCCGCCTGCGGTACCGATGAGCGTCTGTGCGGTTCCGAGTATTGGAAGACTACCCGTCGGAGGAGCGCCGACGGCCCCTCCCCCGGCACCGAGCGGACCGTTGTTGGTATTGATGCCACCAATCGGTGATCGACCGGCGGCGGTCACCCCACCAAGCCCCGTATTGCCAATGTTGGTGCCATTGGCATTCGCGGCATAAAGGTTCACGCCGAGATTACGCCCCGCTTGTCGACTGACCTCGAGGAAGCGCACTTCCAGCATCACCTGCTGCGGCGCAGCGACGCTCATGGCATTGACGACGGTACCGCCCCTGGCAACGCTGCCGGTGGCAATCGCCACGGCACGCTCGGCAGCGACGGCGTCGGCCGCCATTCCGCTCAACACCACCTGGCCCTCGGACGATGACACACGAATGCCGTGAGAGCCGGTACCGGACCGAATGTTCTGCTGAAGATTGCCGGTATCGATCCCGACCTCGACATCGAGGATCCCGATCTGCTTCATCGAGGAGTCCAGCAGGATGACGTTGGTGGTGCCGGTCTGCTTGCCCTGGATGTAGATCAGGCGATCGCTAAGCGACTTCACATCGATGATGTCGGATGAGCCGGCCACAATGGTGGCAAACGCCGTGTCGACTCTGAACGTTCGCGACTTGTTGACAGTCACCCGGACGCGCTGGACGTCGTTCATCTCGCTGACGAAGACGCCGCCGGAAGACCCCCGCCGGTCTGCGGCCTCCGCGGGATCGGTCGAACTCGACACCGCTAGCCCGGCGCCGAGACCCATCACACTCAAAACGAAAAGGCCTGTTCGTGCTTTGCTCGAAACGCGTACGCACCCCATTTCGATACCCCTTCGCCGCGATCCGCGGCCCCCGCAAATCTACGTACTCGGCGCTTCGCGCAACTCTCCTTCACGCATCCCCGCCGCAAAGTTTACATTCAGTCCCAATACAAATCGTTACTGCGCAGTCCAGTTGCCGGCGCGCCCGCATCTGATCTTGCGATCCGCTGTCGCGTGCGACGCCGGAAACATCATCATCCTTCCCCCCGCCACCTTGCAAGACGAGACAATTACTGTGCTGTCGCAGCTCGGGAAAAACTTGCAAGTTGTTGCCAGCGCGCACCACTCTTGTATCCGAGCGCGCTAATCGGTCGCACGATCGGCTTCGGGTTTTCCGTTTCCCGTCCGCGCAGCAAGCTCCATATCGATTTTCGGAAACTCGGGCCCCCGTAGTCGCTTACCTTCTTACCGTCGCGCAGGCGCATTTCAGGATGGCTCCGCTAGAATGGGACCTGAGTGGACGCGCTCGGCGCGTTCAATGCCGTGCCCCATACCGGCACCAGCATGGTGAAGCCCGGTTCAGATGCCGTCACGGTAAAAGCGGAGCCTGCCATCGTCATACCCAGCGTCGGGGACAGTCCGCCGGCATACAGGAAGGGGGCAATGGCCCGTTTGGCCGCCGCCGACGGCAAGGGATCTCCGCTGCAGGTCGGGACCGTCTTGTTGATAGCAGCATTGACATAGCAGTCGCTGATCATCATCGATCGAGCGCCCGCATTTGCGAGCGCCCGCAGTGACTGCATCGTTATGGCGTAACGTGCCAGATCGAGGATGGCGAACACCAACGTGAAAAACGCCACGGCGACGACGACGAATTCGAACGAAGCGACACCGCGCTGATCGAGCTTGCGCATCACTGCACCAACCGCACCGTCTGGACATTCGGCGTAGCGGCCGAATCCTGCTTGCACTTCGAATTGTCGAGATACGTATTGCCGGAAAACGTTACGGCATAGGCAATGAGTTGGTAGCACCCCGTGCTGGGGGCAGATGTACTGCTGTTGCCGGAATACGTTACGGGAGAATTTGGCACATAGATCGTGCCGTTGAAATAGCTCGCCGAGTTGCCGCTGATGTTGACGCCTTTGCTCGAATA includes the following:
- a CDS encoding type II and III secretion system protein family protein — encoded protein: MGCVRVSSKARTGLFVLSVMGLGAGLAVSSSTDPAEAADRRGSSGGVFVSEMNDVQRVRVTVNKSRTFRVDTAFATIVAGSSDIIDVKSLSDRLIYIQGKQTGTTNVILLDSSMKQIGILDVEVGIDTGNLQQNIRSGTGSHGIRVSSSEGQVVLSGMAADAVAAERAVAIATGSVARGGTVVNAMSVAAPQQVMLEVRFLEVSRQAGRNLGVNLYAANANGTNIGNTGLGGVTAAGRSPIGGINTNNGPLGAGGGAVGAPPTGSLPILGTAQTLIGTAGGIAPVPFGSLLTSIIRTSGGGSVDLLVSALETKGLARRLAEPNLTTLSGDAARFLAGGEFPVPIPNTTTNGFPTVTIDYKKFGVELAFVPTVLSRGVINLRVEPSVSELDFSNAVMIQGTTVPALTRRDARTTVELRDGQSFAIAGLLQTRNRQDVSQLPWIGSVPVLGTLFGSKSYQQEETDLVIIVTPRLVAPAAPGQQLASPLDSRLPANDVDFFLNGQMEVRKRYNDYVNSGGDVKGPYGHIIAPEVRAPVVLPAAAADQPVVKTLN
- a CDS encoding TadE family protein, with translation MRKLDQRGVASFEFVVVAVAFFTLVFAILDLARYAITMQSLRALANAGARSMMISDCYVNAAINKTVPTCSGDPLPSAAAKRAIAPFLYAGGLSPTLGMTMAGSAFTVTASEPGFTMLVPVWGTALNAPSASTQVPF
- a CDS encoding GNAT family N-acetyltransferase; the protein is MTITVRPMTLQETALIIEYFHAATPEHLEMLGVDPTRLPPASQWQRLYEQMFDHPVEQRGSFLVSWLSDDRFFGFSTADKIRVGQQANMHLHITDPSLRKQGIGAECVRQTVELYFQSLKLKQLFCEPNAFNVAPNRALQKAGFKYVKTHMTVPGPLNFHQAVNRWMIDRG
- a CDS encoding tetratricopeptide repeat protein, producing MAPVEPPGGDPVQEPTDVKYYPSDEPVRLGLEHFNRGSYGISQRYFKDAVEKSPKDVTAWIGLAASYDRLRRFDLADPAYAQAIRLGGETVQILNDQGYSYMLRGNLNAARRKFEKAYSLDPGNPVIANNLELLNGSRRFIERPPNNQP